GGCAAGGTGGGCGTCGTTCCGGCCCCGGGCGCTGCCGGCAAGAGCGAGGTTTCGGCGGTCAACGGCTCCATGGGGCTCGGCATCACCGCGACCAGCAAGCACCCCGAAGAAGCCTGGAAATACATCGTCCATATGACCTCGCAGGAGACGCAGAACGACTATGCCAAGCTGAGCCTTCCGATCTGGGCCTCTTCCTATGAGGACCCCGAAGTGACGAAGGGCCAGGAGGAACTGATCGCTGCCGCCAAGCGCGGACTTGCCGCCATGTATCCGCGCCCGACGACGCCAAAATATCAGGAGCTTTCGACCGCCCTGCAGCAGGCGATCCAGGAAGCACTGCTCGGCCAGTCTTCTGCGGAAGATGCCCTGAAGAGTGCCGCCGAGAACAGCGGTCTCTGATGACGGCTCGATCGGTCGCGGACGCGTTCGCCGTCCGGGCCGGCGCCCCAGCGCGCGGTCGGTGCGGCGACGGCGTTTCCTCGTCATTCCTGTGCTTGTCACAGCGATCCTTCGGCGCCGCGTCTGCGGCGCTGAAGGAGCTTTCAGCCCAGGAACCTGGGCTGGCTGGTTTCCTGTGACAGGCACAGGAATGAGGGTCCTGATTGCGTATTGCCGGTAGCTACCGAAGAAGAGGTTTCAATTCATGACCGGCACCTGGATTTCGACCCGCGCTTGGCTTCTGATGTTGCCGCTCCTCGTGGTGATGACCGCCGTCATCGGCTGGCCGCTCGTCGACACCGTTCGGCTCTCCTTCACAGATGCGAAGCTCGTCGGCACCGAGGGCGGTTTCATAGGACCGGCGAACTACATCAAAATGCTGACCGGATCGAACTTTCAGCGGGCACTCGTCACCACGACCTGGTTCGCAGTCATTTCGGTTGCCGCAGAAATGGTGCTCGGCGTCCTTGCCGCGCTCCTTCTCAACCAGCAATTCCGCGGGCGAACGGCGCTTCGTGCATTGATGATCCTGCCGTGGGCACTGCCGACGGTGGTCAACGCGACCCTCTGGCGGCTCATTTACAATCCGGAGTATGGCGCGCTCAATGCCGCGCTGACGCAGCTCGGCCTCCTCGACAGCTATCGCTCCTGGCTCGGCGAGCCGGGAACGGCGCTCGCCGCGCTGATCGTCGCGGATTGCTGGAAGAACTTTCCGCTGGTGGCGCTGATCGCACTCGCCGCGCTCCAGGCCGTGCCGCGCGACATCACCGCTGCATCGCTCGTCGATGGGGCCGGTCCGTTCAACCGTTTCCGCTTCGTCATCATGCCCTATCTCGCCGGCCCGCTGCTGGTGGCGCTGGTGCTGCGAACCATCGAGGCCTTCAAGGTCTTCGACATCATCTGGGTGATGACGCGCGGCGGACCGGCAAACAGCACGCGCACGCTCTCGATCCTCGTCTATCAGGAAGCGTTTTCCTTCCAACGCGCCGGCTCCGGCGCGTCGCTTGCACTCATCGTCACCCTGCTCGTGACAATTCTTGCCGCCGCCTATGCGGCGCTCCTCCGAAAGGCCGCCGGAGCTTCGTGATGGAACGCCAAAGCCCCCTCTTTTCCCTCTTCATTCATGCGAGTGCCCTGCTTCTGGCCGTGGTCATCCTCGCGCCGGTCGCCTGGCTGTTGATCATGAGCATTTCGCCTGCCGCGGACCTCAGTGCCAAGCCGCTGGCCTGGTGGCCGAGCGACATCGACCTCTCGCGGTACCGCACGCTGTTGTCGGCTGTCGAAAACAGTGCCGGTGCGGCCTTCATCGCCTCGCTCCTGAACAGCCTCAAGGTCGCTGGAATGGCGACGCTCGCCGCTGTGGCCGTTGCCGTTCCGGCCGCCTGGGCCGTGTCGCGCACGCCGGCCGTCGCCTGGTCGCTCTATGCCGTAATCGCCACCTATATGCTGCCGCCTGTCGCCCTTGCCGTGCCACTCTATATGGGTCTTGCCTATTTCGGCCTGCTCAATTCCGTCTTCGGCCTGGCGCTCGTCTACCTCACAATTCTCGCCCCTTTCACGACCTGGCTCCTGAAATCGGGCTTCGATTCCATACCGCGGGAGATCGAGAGCGCGGCGATGATCGACGGCGCGCGGCTGGACCAGATCCTGAGGCTCCTGACGCTGCCGCTTGCCGCCCCTGTCATGGCGACCTCTGCGCTCTTCGCCTTCCTGCTCGCCTGGGACGAATTCTTCTACGCGCTGCTCTTCACTTCCGACCAGCGCGCCAAGACCCTCACGGTCGCCATCGCCGACCTCGCCGGCGGCCGTGTTTCGGATTACGGGCTGATCGCAACCGCCGGGGTCCTTGCCGCCCTGCCTCCGGTGTTGATCGGCCTTATCATGCAAAGAGCCCTGATTTCCGGGCTCACCAGCGGCGGCGTCAAGGGATGACCATGAGCATATCGAAGGACCGCCCGGCAGGGCTCATTGCAATCGACCGGGAGATGGCGCGCCAGCATGCCGACGCGATCGCTTCCTACGAGGGAGCGACGGCCACAGCGCAGCGGATCGCCGCATCGCTGAAAGCGACGGGCCGACTCCTGCTTCTCGGCATGGGCGGTTCGCATGCCGTCGGCCGCGCCGTCGAACCGCTCTATCGCGCCCTTGGCATCGAGGCGGTCGCCGTCCCGCTTTCCGAACAGCTCGGCGAGCCGCTATCGATCGAAGGCAAGACCGTTCTCGTCACTTCGCAATCGGGCGAAAGCGCGGAAGTGCTGCGCTGGTTCCGCGAAACGGACGGGGGCACAAGCGAGACATTCGGGCTGACGCTCGAAGAGGACGCCTTCCTGGCCAAGGCCGTGCCTTCGCTCGTCGGATCAGGCGGGACGGAGCGGGCCTTTGCGGCCACGCGCAGCCTGACGGTGACCTTTGCGCTGCACCTGGCGGTCCTCGCCGCCCTCGGCGCCGACCCGGCCGACGCACTTCACGCCCTTACGGATCCCGAGGCGCCGGCAATCGACGGCGCGCTCGCGATGCTCGCCGATGTCGGCGCGATCGTCACCTCCGGCCGCAAACTGCAGGGTCTCGCCGAAGCGATCGCCCTTGGGCTTACGGAACTCTCACGTCTGCCCTGTTTTTCGCTCGAAGGCGGGCAGTTGCGCCACGGACCGATGGAAATGCTGGGGCCTCCTGTCGGCGTCGTCCTCTTCCGCGCCGCCGATCCGACCGCCAAGCTCGTCGGAGCCATGGCAACCTCGGCAGCCGAAGCCGGCTCGCCGGTTATCGTCTTCGACGCATCGGGCGAGCCTCCGGCCGCGGGTGCCACGACAATCCCCTTCAAGCCGGCGGCCGGCATGGCCGCGATCCTCGCCATGCTTCCGGTCGCGCAATCCCTGATGATCGCCTTTGCCGACGCCCACGTCGAAAACGCCGGGACGCCGGTGCGATCCACCAAGGTCACCCGGAGCGAATGACGATGCGTCCGCTTGCAGCCATCGGCAACGTCAACATCGATCTGATACTCGGCCCGGCCGAACCCTGGCCGAAGCCCGGCACCGAGGTCATCGTCGATCATGACGAACTGCGCGTCGGCGGCTGCGCCGGCAACAACGCTCTTGCCTGGGATTCGCTCGGCGTGGATTATGTGATTGCGGCCAATGTCGGCAACGATCAGTTCGGCACCTGGCTGAAGGAGGCGTTCGGGAAGCGCTCGCACGACTGGCCGGTGGAAGCGGTCGGCACGACGCTTTCGGTGGGCATCACCCACCCGGATGGCGAACGCACCTTCTTCACGACGCGCGGCCATCTGCCGCTGTTCAGCTTCCCGCAAGTGCACTCGATGCTAGACGGCAACCGACTTCGAGGCGGCTATGCGCTGCTTTCCGGTTCCTTCCTGACGGACGCGCTCACCCTTGCCTACGACGCGCTTTTCGACTGGGCGGACGCCCACGACATCGCAGTGGGCCTCGACACCGGGTGGCCGCTCGAGGGCTGGACGGAGACCAACCGGCTCAAGACGCTCGGCTGGCTGAAACGCTGTCATTGCGCCCTCTTCAACGAGGTGGAGACGACCACGCTTACGGGTCTGTCCGACCCGGCGGAAGCCGCGCTGAGCCTGAAGGGCGAAATGCCTGCGGACGCCATCGTCGTCGTCAAGCGCGGGCCCAATGGAGCGCTCGCCATCGATCGGGACGGCGGAATTTTTTCCGTTCCGGCGCCGCAGGTTCAGGTCGTCGATACGATCGGCGCCGGCGACGTCTTCAATGCGGGCTTCCTGGCGGCACTCGCCGCCGACATGCCGCTCGAAGCCTGCCTCAAGACCGGGGTTGCGATCGCCTCGGAAGCGATCTCCACCCTTCCGCGCCGCTACGGCAAGCCCCTTTCTGCCTTTCTCGAGGAATCCATGCGATGAGCGCTCTCGAAATCCGCAACATCCACAAGCGCTACGGCGAAGTGGAAACGCTGAAGGGCATCGACATCGCGCTCGAAAGCGGCGAGTTCCTCGTGCTGCTCGGTTCCTCCGGCTGCGGCAAGTCCACGCTGCTCAACATCATTGCCGGGCTTGCCGAACCGAGCGACGGCGACATCCTGATCGGCGAGCGTTCGGTCCTCGGAGTCCATCCCAAGGATCGCGACATCGCGATGGTGTTTCAGTCCTATGCTCTCTATCCGAACCTGAGCGTCGCCCGAAACATCGGTTTCGGCCTCGAAATGCGCCGCGTGCCGCCGGCCGAGCGCGACAAGGCGGTGCGCGACACCGCAAGGCTGCTGCAGATCGAGAACCTGCTCGACCGGAAGCCGGGCCAGCTTTCCGGCGGCCAGCGCCAGCGCGTCGCGATCGGCCGGGCCCTGGTGCGCAACCCCGAGGTGTTCCTCTTCGACGAGCCGCTGTCGAACCTCGACGCGAAGCTCCGGATGGAGATGCGCACCGAACTCAAACGCCTGCACCAGATGCTGAAGACGACGGTCGTCTATGTGACCCACGACCAGATCGAGGCGATGACGCTCGCAACCCGCATTGCCGTGATGCGCGACGGCCGCATCGAGCAGCTCGCCACGCCGGAAGAGGTCTACGACCGCCCCGCAACACTCTATGTCGCCGGCTTCGTCGGCTCGCCGCCGATGAACATTCTAGACGCCGAGGTGACCGCAAGCGGCCTGAAGCTCGACGGCTGCGAGGAGGTGCTTTCCCTGCCGGCAGCCTTTAACGGGGCCGCCTCGGCAGGACGGCGCGTGAAGGTCGGCATTCGTCCGGAGGCATTGCGGCTCGCAGCCGGGTCAGCGGCTCGGCGATTGACCGCGCATGTCGAGGTT
The genomic region above belongs to Sinorhizobium meliloti and contains:
- a CDS encoding carbohydrate ABC transporter permease encodes the protein MTGTWISTRAWLLMLPLLVVMTAVIGWPLVDTVRLSFTDAKLVGTEGGFIGPANYIKMLTGSNFQRALVTTTWFAVISVAAEMVLGVLAALLLNQQFRGRTALRALMILPWALPTVVNATLWRLIYNPEYGALNAALTQLGLLDSYRSWLGEPGTALAALIVADCWKNFPLVALIALAALQAVPRDITAASLVDGAGPFNRFRFVIMPYLAGPLLVALVLRTIEAFKVFDIIWVMTRGGPANSTRTLSILVYQEAFSFQRAGSGASLALIVTLLVTILAAAYAALLRKAAGAS
- a CDS encoding carbohydrate ABC transporter permease, with product MERQSPLFSLFIHASALLLAVVILAPVAWLLIMSISPAADLSAKPLAWWPSDIDLSRYRTLLSAVENSAGAAFIASLLNSLKVAGMATLAAVAVAVPAAWAVSRTPAVAWSLYAVIATYMLPPVALAVPLYMGLAYFGLLNSVFGLALVYLTILAPFTTWLLKSGFDSIPREIESAAMIDGARLDQILRLLTLPLAAPVMATSALFAFLLAWDEFFYALLFTSDQRAKTLTVAIADLAGGRVSDYGLIATAGVLAALPPVLIGLIMQRALISGLTSGGVKG
- a CDS encoding aminotransferase — protein: MTMSISKDRPAGLIAIDREMARQHADAIASYEGATATAQRIAASLKATGRLLLLGMGGSHAVGRAVEPLYRALGIEAVAVPLSEQLGEPLSIEGKTVLVTSQSGESAEVLRWFRETDGGTSETFGLTLEEDAFLAKAVPSLVGSGGTERAFAATRSLTVTFALHLAVLAALGADPADALHALTDPEAPAIDGALAMLADVGAIVTSGRKLQGLAEAIALGLTELSRLPCFSLEGGQLRHGPMEMLGPPVGVVLFRAADPTAKLVGAMATSAAEAGSPVIVFDASGEPPAAGATTIPFKPAAGMAAILAMLPVAQSLMIAFADAHVENAGTPVRSTKVTRSE
- a CDS encoding PfkB family carbohydrate kinase, which gives rise to MTMRPLAAIGNVNIDLILGPAEPWPKPGTEVIVDHDELRVGGCAGNNALAWDSLGVDYVIAANVGNDQFGTWLKEAFGKRSHDWPVEAVGTTLSVGITHPDGERTFFTTRGHLPLFSFPQVHSMLDGNRLRGGYALLSGSFLTDALTLAYDALFDWADAHDIAVGLDTGWPLEGWTETNRLKTLGWLKRCHCALFNEVETTTLTGLSDPAEAALSLKGEMPADAIVVVKRGPNGALAIDRDGGIFSVPAPQVQVVDTIGAGDVFNAGFLAALAADMPLEACLKTGVAIASEAISTLPRRYGKPLSAFLEESMR
- a CDS encoding ABC transporter ATP-binding protein, whose protein sequence is MSALEIRNIHKRYGEVETLKGIDIALESGEFLVLLGSSGCGKSTLLNIIAGLAEPSDGDILIGERSVLGVHPKDRDIAMVFQSYALYPNLSVARNIGFGLEMRRVPPAERDKAVRDTARLLQIENLLDRKPGQLSGGQRQRVAIGRALVRNPEVFLFDEPLSNLDAKLRMEMRTELKRLHQMLKTTVVYVTHDQIEAMTLATRIAVMRDGRIEQLATPEEVYDRPATLYVAGFVGSPPMNILDAEVTASGLKLDGCEEVLSLPAAFNGAASAGRRVKVGIRPEALRLAAGSAARRLTAHVEVVELTGPELVTTATVGRQRITACLPPRTAVGMGSAHAFTFDETALHLFDPESGRSLRME